Below is a genomic region from Paramagnetospirillum magnetotacticum MS-1.
CGGTCAGCTTCACCAAGGTGGGCAATCAGTATGTCACCGGCAACGGCCTGACCCTGTCGGACTTCACCTTCAAGGCCTCGACCCAGGAAGACCGCGTCGCCAATTTCGCCGTCTACGCCTACGACTCCGCTGGTAAGGTGTTGACCAGCCGCAACGTCGAAGTGGTGACACATGCCAGCACCGTGGACACGACCCCGGGTCTGGCCACCGCCGCCGAGATCGCCAAGACCGCCCAGTCCATGATCGGCAAGGTTTGGGACGCGTCGGGCTGTTGGAATCTGGCCTGCGACATCTCCGCCACCTCGGGCGCGGCCTTGGGCATCAATTCCGGCTGGATCAGCCCGTCTGTGGGCACCAACGGCCAGTGGAACGTGGCCTATTCCGGCTATAACGGCGTCAACGCCAACTGGATGAACACCATCCAGGCGGGCGACATCGTCGAACTGGGCTGGAAGAACGCCAATTACGGCCATATCTTCACCATCGACCGGGTGACCAATGGCGTCGCCTATCTGGTGGACAATTCGGGCAGTTCGGTGAAGGGCGGCGACGCCACTGACGTCTATGTCACGGAGCGCAAGCTCTCCGACTACGCGCCCTACATCAATCAAAGCACGGTGATGGTGTTCCGCGCCAACGGCACGGCGGCGACCACCGCCAATATGACCGCCACCACCGAGGTCAATCCCTACACCAATCTGACCTCGGGCAAGACCGTTTCCCTGGCCTCCATGGTCAGCGCCAGTGATACCGACAACGATGCCATCACCCAGTACAAGGTGATGTATGGTGGCTCCAACGGCAGCAAGGTGACCCTGAACGGTGTCACCCAAAGCGCCAATACCTGGTTCACGGTGACCGCCGCCCAGATGGCCTCGTCGCTGAACTATACCGCGGGCTATGGTTCCAGCTCGGATAACCTCTCGGTCATGGCCTATGACGGCAAGGCCTGGGGCACCGCCAGCACCGGCCGTGTGGTCAGCCTTTACGACCAGACCGGTCAGAAGGACGAGCAGACCTTCCGCAATCTGGGCGTTCTCGACAAGGCCAATGCGCCGACCCGGGCCACCGAATGGGTGGGCTCGACCGACGCTTACGACACCTGGACCTTCTCCATCTCCAGCCAGCCCACGGCGGTGGATATCCAACTGTCCAACATGACCGCCATGGCCAATCTTTATGTCTACAGCAGCACGGGTCTGGTGGGCGCCGCCTATGGCAACGCCTACAACAACACCGCCTGCAAGCTGACCGGCACGCTGGGCGTCGGCACCTATACGGTGCGGGTCATGAGCTATCTGGGCAATACCGACTACGACCTGACCGTGGGCAAGGCCGGAACCCTTCCCGCCGTGACGTCCGGCGGCACCACCCAGGCCATGTATTCCGGCACCACCTTGAAGCCCACCCAGGGCGAGGTTCCCAACTTCGCCATGGACCCCCTGACCTCGTCTTTGGCCCTGGCCGACAGCATGGGTCTGGGCAGCGGTCTGGTTTCCGCCGCCATCACCAACCAGCCCACCAACCAGAACGACCGTCTGCTTCTGGCCCAGGCGTAACCCGATCGGGATCTGTACAATGGCCGGGGGGCCTGCTCCCCGGCCATTTTTGTCGCCATTTCACCGATACGCACGGCCAGGGCGGCATAACTCATTTGGTGCGAATCACGAGCAGTGCTTGCATTTGAGCGCTAAAAAACAAACACTGTAAAAGTCGATCATGCCACGAGCAAAATTCTAAGTTGATCGGCACCTGATACAGGTTGCGAGGGTCGCGGCTTGTCTATCTCATTTTCGGAGAATTCTTCATGCCGAATGGCAGTGTCAAATGGTTCAACAGCACCAAGGGCTTCGGCTTTATCGCTCCGGACAATGGCGGTCCCGACGTGTTCGTGCACATCTCTGCCGTCGAGCGGGCCGGCCTCTCCGGGCTGAATGACGGCCAGAAGGTCTCCTTCGAAGAAGAGCGCGATCCCCGT
It encodes:
- a CDS encoding cold-shock protein — translated: MPNGSVKWFNSTKGFGFIAPDNGGPDVFVHISAVERAGLSGLNDGQKVSFEEERDPRKGKTSAVNLKVL